One Haladaptatus sp. R4 DNA window includes the following coding sequences:
- a CDS encoding glycosyl hydrolase family 28 protein, translating into MGDETRNHELYRFPNGNTTDDIRKRWNENVETIDRLLTVRDEDANRFEYRPYERGAFRATDTGRIYNGTGEEWELADASAAAVDATATDCVQYVSTGAELEAAIPSGGIIVLCNDITLTDTVEATVADDLWLILRPYTIRRDDGMNATMLDITASANVWIEGGIIDGNRAGQNFPAEKHDEVVLTNDGTDFLFIDSLSVIDNTNFSIRATSWMGVLASDYVQRTHPEDITDPDDAGGLDGFHVFDSHSVLMVNPDIRAGDDAIAVGARTALTKHVNIRGGTVSSPIHANGVKLHTEYDADPIAAIETAVIDCQVYDTYGHGVTIVDDGNTGNPVEEVVIKGLVTGVGLDGVYLGATCNSVDVKLQVSDSANHMVNLDGGGENASVCVTGTHDGTVAQAATGCRINEYDEVVVSGSYDGMGVGTAGVLLVSVTDLTVRANVTSFTDAGIRIEGNGQPDEVVENVVMNVRIADIGGDGVLSVVPLQTATLDVQVDDPGNHGINIDDGGKDVRLDATVYDQGQAGIRLDSVENVIVSGVIDGDGGGTNGVLLENGVTNASLGLVVRDVDGNGITGIDSDHITVTGCVLSDLSGRPVYGTGTSDYWVLTSNQGYNNGSTNTSLSATHKSVANNLFS; encoded by the coding sequence ATGGGAGATGAAACTCGAAACCACGAGTTGTACCGATTTCCGAACGGAAATACGACGGACGACATTCGAAAACGGTGGAACGAGAACGTCGAAACGATAGACCGACTGCTGACGGTGCGAGACGAGGACGCCAACCGTTTCGAGTACCGGCCATACGAGCGAGGGGCGTTCCGTGCGACGGATACGGGACGGATTTACAACGGCACTGGGGAGGAGTGGGAGCTCGCGGACGCTTCGGCTGCGGCGGTTGATGCAACGGCTACCGACTGCGTTCAGTACGTCTCGACCGGGGCGGAACTGGAAGCCGCCATTCCGTCCGGTGGCATCATCGTCCTCTGTAACGATATCACGCTGACCGACACCGTCGAGGCGACCGTGGCCGACGATCTCTGGTTGATTTTGCGACCGTACACGATTCGCCGGGACGACGGAATGAACGCGACCATGCTCGACATCACCGCCTCCGCGAACGTTTGGATAGAGGGCGGTATCATCGACGGGAATCGGGCGGGACAGAATTTCCCGGCGGAGAAACACGACGAGGTCGTCCTCACGAACGACGGCACCGACTTCCTCTTCATCGACAGCCTGTCGGTCATCGACAACACGAACTTCTCGATTCGCGCCACGAGTTGGATGGGCGTGCTGGCGAGCGACTACGTCCAGCGAACCCATCCAGAGGACATCACGGACCCGGACGACGCGGGCGGTCTCGACGGTTTCCACGTCTTCGATTCGCACTCCGTATTGATGGTTAATCCCGACATCAGGGCAGGCGACGACGCCATCGCGGTCGGCGCGCGAACCGCGCTCACGAAACACGTCAATATCAGGGGCGGGACCGTCAGTTCACCGATTCACGCGAACGGCGTCAAACTTCACACCGAGTATGACGCCGATCCGATCGCGGCCATCGAGACTGCCGTGATCGACTGCCAAGTGTACGATACCTACGGCCACGGCGTGACCATCGTGGACGACGGAAATACCGGAAATCCCGTCGAAGAAGTCGTCATCAAGGGACTCGTCACGGGCGTCGGGTTGGACGGCGTGTACCTCGGCGCGACGTGCAACAGCGTCGATGTGAAGCTACAGGTCTCGGACTCGGCGAACCACATGGTCAACCTCGACGGCGGCGGCGAGAACGCCAGCGTTTGCGTCACCGGAACGCACGACGGCACCGTCGCGCAAGCGGCCACCGGCTGTCGAATCAACGAGTACGACGAGGTAGTCGTTTCGGGAAGCTACGACGGAATGGGGGTCGGAACGGCCGGAGTTCTGCTCGTTTCCGTCACGGACCTGACCGTCCGCGCGAACGTCACCTCGTTCACCGACGCGGGTATCCGAATCGAGGGGAACGGACAGCCCGACGAGGTGGTCGAGAACGTCGTGATGAACGTCAGAATCGCGGACATCGGCGGCGACGGGGTGCTTTCCGTCGTTCCCCTCCAGACGGCCACGCTCGACGTACAGGTGGACGACCCCGGAAACCACGGCATCAACATCGACGACGGTGGGAAGGACGTTCGACTCGACGCGACCGTCTACGACCAAGGGCAGGCAGGAATCAGGCTCGACTCGGTCGAGAACGTCATCGTCTCGGGCGTCATCGACGGCGACGGCGGCGGGACGAACGGTGTGCTCCTCGAAAACGGGGTGACGAACGCGAGTTTGGGCCTCGTCGTCCGGGACGTAGATGGCAACGGCATCACCGGTATCGATAGCGACCACATCACGGTGACGGGGTGCGTCCTGTCCGACCTCTCGGGGCGTCCGGTGTACGGGACGGGAACGTCCGACTACTGGGTTCTGACGAGCAACCAAGGATACAACAACGGGAGCACGAACACGTCCCTCTCGGCCACGCACAAGAGCGTGGCGAACAACCTGTTCAGCTGA
- a CDS encoding type 1 glutamine amidotransferase domain-containing protein → MLAITLTRHRDGEPCAMRALIITGNGVEDSEFSYPYYRLQEEGMDVDVATPDGGSFESKHGQEFEAADISINDVRSDRYDLLVLPGGRAPENIRLESSGVGDIIRGFDDENKPIASICHGAQLLITADVLDGREATGYWSIRDDIENAGAAFVDEEVVVDGNLVCSRNPGDLPAFMRETLANIDKLTDAPA, encoded by the coding sequence ATGTTAGCCATCACTCTTACCCGACACCGTGACGGAGAGCCGTGTGCCATGCGCGCACTCATCATCACCGGAAACGGCGTCGAGGACAGCGAGTTCAGCTATCCGTACTACCGACTGCAGGAGGAGGGGATGGACGTGGACGTGGCGACTCCTGACGGTGGGTCCTTCGAGAGCAAGCACGGGCAGGAGTTCGAAGCCGCGGACATCTCCATCAACGACGTCCGGTCCGACCGGTACGACCTGCTCGTCCTCCCCGGCGGGCGCGCACCGGAGAACATCCGACTCGAATCATCGGGAGTGGGTGACATCATCCGCGGGTTCGACGACGAGAACAAACCCATCGCGTCCATCTGCCACGGTGCACAACTGCTCATCACCGCCGACGTCCTCGACGGCCGCGAAGCGACCGGTTACTGGTCGATCCGCGACGACATCGAAAACGCGGGCGCGGCGTTCGTGGACGAGGAGGTCGTCGTGGACGGCAACCTCGTCTGCTCGCGAAACCCCGGCGACCTCCCGGCGTTCATGCGGGAAACGCTCGCGAACATCGACAAACTGACCGACGCACCCGCGTGA